The following nucleotide sequence is from Candidatus Dadabacteria bacterium.
GTCAGGGAAGGCTCTGCGAGGTTGTCTTTCCCGAGCGTCTCACCAAGTATATAAACAAGGAAGTTCTCGGGAAGGTGATGGGTTCGGTGGGCGGCGCGGAAGTGAAAAAGCTTGAGAAGACAAGCACCGCGGCCGTAAGATCCCTTGAACCCGAGGAAATCCCGAACTTCTCCGAAGTGATAGAGATTCTCGGCCGCCCGTACGCAAAGCTAAACCAGGAAGGCGGCGGTGTCTTCGTCTACAAGTACAGGCTTCTGGAAAAAACCCCGGAAGGGAAATACATCGTGTTCAGGCTTCTTCTCAGCTTTGATGAAAAAACGGAGAAGCTAAAAAAACTGGTGCTTCCGCTCAGAAGCGTGGAGCTTACGATGAATTTCGAGCCGGACGTGGCGCGAAAATGAGTTTTGTGAAGCTTCTCTCTCCCGCAAAGGTGAACCTGTTTCTGAGGATTCTCGGAAAACGCCCCGACGGCTACCACGAGATACAGTCGATACTTCAGCCTGTAAGTCTCTTTGACGAGGTGAGTCTTTCGGTAGAACCGGGGAAGGGGTCAGGTCTTTTGTGCTCGGGGAGGGAAATGCCCTCCGGAGGAGACAATCTTGCCGTGGCCGCCTCCCGCCTTTATCTTGAAGAAGCCGGGATTCGAAAAAAGGTCTCCATAGGGATAAAAAAGAATATTCCCCTAGGTGCCGGCCTTGGCGGGGGAAGCTCAAACGCCGCGGCGGTTTTGGTGGGCCTGAACAGGATCCTCGGGGAATTTACCGACCGGAACCTGCTCCGGATGGCCGCATCTCTCGGAGCAGACGTTCCGTTTTTTGTAAGATCCACCTCTTCGTTTGTCGAGGGAGCGGGGGAGAAGGTGAAGGTGCTTTCTCGTTTTCCGCTTTTTCACTACGTTATCATTTTCCCGCGAAAAAGCCTCTCTACCAGGGAGGTATACAGCAGGTGGGAACCTCCTTCCCGCCCGCCTGAGAGAATTGATGCCGTTTCGCTGGCCGGGAGCTTCCACCGGGGAGATCTTCCGCTTAAAAACGGACTTGAGGACACAGTCTTCGGGATTTTTCCGGAAATCCTTTCCCTGAGGGAAACTTTCCGGTCGCTCGGGGTCCGCTTCGCGCTCGTCTCGGGGAGCGGCTCGTCGGTTTTTTCCGTTTTCAGAAAGCGGCGGGAGGCTGAGGAAATCCACGAGTATCTGGCGACGTCTTCAGAGTTCGATGTTTTTCTCGCAAGCGGGATAAGCGGCTGGCACTTTCTTGCTGACTGAGCCTCTTTTGCCCGGATTCCGGGCGAAAACTCGTCCCCTGGAGGACCGTCTGTTTTGCTTGACGCGAGAAGGGGTCAACACTATAATAGGGAGGGGGGAGCAGTTTGGAAAACAGGTGTATTTGTCAAGGAATTACGGAGGTTCAGATGCTGGGAAAACTCAGAAACGTATTCTGGAGAGGGAAAAGAGGTGAACCGCGTTCCGGGAGAAAATCCGCGGAACCCATGGATATGCCGCGCGTCCTGATTGCGGCCGCCGGGTTTCTGCTTGGGCTTCTGCTCATGGGCGGACCCGCAGACGTAAGCACGCAGGAAACATACGCCGACGGGGACCTTAGACTGGTGGATGTTAGTACAGGCACCGTGGTAGATCTCAGTACTGCTACCGCGCCCTCGGGCAGGCTTGAGATATTCGATGATCCCGACGCCGACGGCACCGGCGAATGGAAGGGCATATGCGATGACGGGCTCGGGACCCTGGGAAAAGCGCAGGACAACAACATCCGCGTGATCGGCAGGCAGGAGGCCCGCGTGGCGTGCCGCCAGCTGGGCTTTTCAGGGGGGACTCCGATTGTCAGGCTCGCGCATCCCTCAAGCTCCGCGCTAGACCCGTCCGCGTATTACCTGCTTGATGACCTTGAGTGCTCAGGCTCTGAAGACAGGATTCTCGGCGAAGGAAAGTGCAAGCACCTGTCGCGC
It contains:
- the ispE gene encoding 4-(cytidine 5'-diphospho)-2-C-methyl-D-erythritol kinase; translated protein: MSFVKLLSPAKVNLFLRILGKRPDGYHEIQSILQPVSLFDEVSLSVEPGKGSGLLCSGREMPSGGDNLAVAASRLYLEEAGIRKKVSIGIKKNIPLGAGLGGGSSNAAAVLVGLNRILGEFTDRNLLRMAASLGADVPFFVRSTSSFVEGAGEKVKVLSRFPLFHYVIIFPRKSLSTREVYSRWEPPSRPPERIDAVSLAGSFHRGDLPLKNGLEDTVFGIFPEILSLRETFRSLGVRFALVSGSGSSVFSVFRKRREAEEIHEYLATSSEFDVFLASGISGWHFLAD